In a genomic window of Streptomyces roseoviridis:
- a CDS encoding LuxR C-terminal-related transcriptional regulator codes for MEATAEFVPELVPEPVPELSPGTASEPPAAPAAPTAPARELSAEHATVQALLAVHDIIRQPLGEILPRLSQTLAPLIPHLAAAELSTHCAHSPFKRTGDPGLPFTAAELTPLLAAGIPGRPWQGRATVGGTERAVIAVRSDATPRGSVLVLVREDGAAPAAAAELAVAQALWDLVTSHFDRFASEAVPGALARARAAADTRARVTAELTTAHAAALSGLLGVLRSRALDDSSARATATDLAVSALIDLRAESERDRSVAEEPLFEAFARLADALRPMLRHSPVHLELGPPDGPEATRTLPADVAHGARAIVRALLLVVLEQEGVSRVRVGWSLTENELRATVRDDGPGLLDSCPLGAGSVTDRLEVLGGRLDLDAVPGWGTTITATVPLSTPEPPASAMDPLSELGERELEVLTHLALGHRNRQIAQELHISESTVKFHVANILHKLGVGSRGEAAALFHRAA; via the coding sequence ATGGAAGCCACCGCCGAATTCGTCCCCGAACTCGTCCCTGAACCCGTCCCCGAGCTCTCCCCCGGGACCGCCTCCGAACCTCCCGCCGCGCCCGCCGCACCCACCGCACCCGCCCGCGAGCTCAGCGCCGAACACGCCACCGTGCAGGCTCTGTTAGCGGTCCACGACATCATCCGGCAGCCGCTGGGCGAGATCCTGCCCCGGCTCTCCCAAACCCTTGCCCCGCTGATCCCGCACCTGGCCGCCGCGGAGCTGTCGACGCACTGCGCCCACTCCCCCTTCAAGCGGACCGGCGACCCCGGCCTGCCGTTCACGGCCGCCGAACTCACCCCGCTGCTCGCCGCCGGAATCCCCGGCCGGCCGTGGCAGGGGCGCGCCACCGTGGGCGGGACCGAGCGCGCGGTGATCGCGGTACGGAGCGACGCCACGCCCCGCGGCTCGGTCCTGGTCCTCGTACGGGAGGACGGTGCCGCGCCGGCCGCAGCGGCCGAACTCGCCGTCGCCCAGGCACTGTGGGATCTGGTGACCAGCCACTTCGACCGGTTCGCGAGCGAGGCGGTGCCCGGTGCGCTGGCCCGTGCGCGGGCGGCCGCGGACACCCGGGCAAGGGTCACCGCCGAGCTGACCACCGCGCACGCCGCCGCGCTCTCCGGTCTGCTCGGGGTGCTCCGCAGCCGCGCCCTGGACGACTCCTCGGCCCGTGCGACCGCCACCGACCTGGCCGTGTCGGCGCTGATCGACCTGCGGGCCGAGTCCGAGCGGGACCGCTCGGTCGCCGAGGAACCCCTCTTCGAGGCGTTCGCCCGGCTCGCGGACGCGCTGCGCCCCATGCTGCGGCACAGCCCCGTACACCTCGAACTCGGCCCGCCGGACGGCCCGGAGGCCACCCGCACCCTCCCGGCCGACGTGGCCCACGGCGCCCGCGCGATCGTCCGCGCGCTGCTCCTGGTGGTCCTGGAGCAGGAGGGGGTGTCCCGGGTGCGCGTGGGCTGGTCGCTGACCGAGAACGAACTGCGCGCGACGGTAAGGGACGACGGCCCCGGCCTCCTCGACAGCTGCCCGTTGGGCGCGGGCAGCGTCACCGACCGCCTGGAGGTGCTCGGCGGGCGCCTCGACCTGGACGCGGTGCCCGGCTGGGGCACCACCATCACCGCGACCGTCCCCCTGTCCACGCCCGAACCGCCGGCCTCGGCCATGGACCCGCTGAGCGAGCTCGGCGAGCGCGAGCTGGAGGTCCTCACCCACCTGGCCCTCGGTCACCGCAACCGGCAGATCGCGCAGGAGCTGCACAT
- a CDS encoding NADP-dependent oxidoreductase encodes MEAIVYEEFGGPEVLRHTSGVTVPEPGPGEVRVKVAAVGVNPVDWKRRYGWVEEFYPTTFPAVPGLEFAGTVEALGEGVTELAVGDEVFGWTKTGAYAEYAIADTVARKPAGLSWELAASIPVAGETARRVLELLGVTRGETLLLHGAAGAVGAVAAQLAVAAGVTVVGTASERNHGFLRELGVIPVVYGEGLADRVRAAAPQGVDAVFDAAGRDTLPVSIELLGGETSRIVTIAAPDAADHGIVFSGVTVEGETARAWLTELAELTAAGGLRVDVAETFSLKEAARAQELSEWGHVRGKLVLLP; translated from the coding sequence ATGGAAGCGATCGTGTACGAGGAGTTCGGCGGCCCCGAGGTGCTGCGCCACACGTCGGGTGTGACCGTCCCCGAGCCCGGACCGGGCGAGGTGCGGGTGAAGGTGGCGGCCGTCGGCGTCAACCCCGTGGACTGGAAGCGGCGTTACGGCTGGGTGGAGGAGTTCTATCCGACGACCTTCCCGGCCGTGCCCGGCCTGGAGTTCGCGGGGACGGTCGAGGCGCTCGGCGAGGGCGTGACCGAACTGGCCGTGGGTGACGAGGTGTTCGGCTGGACGAAGACCGGCGCCTATGCCGAGTACGCCATCGCCGACACCGTCGCCCGCAAGCCCGCCGGCCTCTCCTGGGAGCTCGCCGCGAGCATCCCGGTCGCCGGCGAGACCGCCCGCCGCGTCCTGGAGCTCCTCGGTGTCACCCGCGGCGAGACGCTGCTCCTGCACGGCGCGGCCGGTGCGGTCGGCGCCGTCGCCGCCCAGCTCGCCGTCGCCGCGGGCGTGACGGTGGTCGGCACGGCCTCCGAGCGCAACCACGGCTTCCTGCGCGAGCTGGGCGTGATCCCCGTGGTGTACGGCGAGGGCCTCGCCGACCGGGTCCGCGCGGCCGCCCCGCAGGGCGTCGACGCGGTCTTCGACGCGGCCGGCCGCGACACGCTGCCCGTCTCGATCGAGCTGCTCGGCGGCGAGACCTCCCGGATCGTCACGATCGCCGCACCCGACGCGGCCGACCACGGCATCGTCTTCTCCGGCGTCACCGTCGAAGGGGAGACCGCTCGCGCCTGGCTCACCGAGCTGGCCGAACTGACCGCCGCGGGCGGTCTCCGGGTGGACGTGGCCGAGACCTTCTCCCTGAAGGAGGCCGCCCGCGCGCAGGAGCTGAGCGAGTGGGGGCACGTGCGGGGCAAGCTGGTGCTGCTGCCGTAG
- a CDS encoding DUF4265 domain-containing protein yields MKIWFRFVPREGWLPQDTEGLWAVRTGADTARVTNVPFLQDGVAEGDVVRYRTDGEGLHWATARAAASGNVTVRVLPVASGPLGRSARAVHERLAPFGLGGESFSAEFPLVALNVPADAPLTEIKALLERGTRDGWWHWETGCTTEAWNAA; encoded by the coding sequence ATCAAGATCTGGTTCCGCTTCGTCCCCCGTGAGGGCTGGCTTCCGCAGGACACCGAGGGGCTGTGGGCCGTACGGACGGGCGCGGACACGGCTCGGGTGACGAACGTGCCCTTCCTCCAGGACGGCGTGGCCGAGGGGGACGTCGTGCGGTACCGGACCGACGGCGAGGGCCTGCACTGGGCGACCGCTCGGGCCGCCGCCTCCGGGAACGTCACGGTCCGCGTCCTGCCGGTGGCCTCCGGGCCGCTCGGGCGGAGCGCCCGCGCGGTGCACGAACGGCTCGCTCCCTTCGGTCTCGGCGGCGAGTCGTTCAGCGCGGAGTTCCCGCTGGTGGCCCTCAACGTCCCGGCTGACGCCCCTCTGACGGAGATCAAGGCCCTCCTCGAACGGGGGACGCGGGACGGGTGGTGGCACTGGGAGACCGGCTGCACGACGGAGGCGTGGAACGCGGCCTGA
- a CDS encoding FtsX-like permease family protein encodes MLTVVLAGMRARWASLVGGFTALALGVGLVAVMGLGLSATLNAPERAPVRFASAPVVVQGHDRLAVEVRRGPGKAVATAPLDRPQPVDDELLRELRARWSVTTADPGSRSGHPSHDGSSHPSDDGSGHPSDNGSRSGAAGAAGVPGPDAVGVDAPAAEVRALVGDRARVLTGAERRAVDPEAARDARALVALNALLGTAGGVAAFVSVFVVASTFAFAVALRRREYGLLRTAGATPGQVRRMLLAEAAGLGVLASAVGCLLGAWGAPLLARALVDGGVAPSWFTIGTGGAPGQPFHAAHWIAFGTGVTVALAGAVAASRRAGRVGPTAALREADVDTDVLPRGRALCGAALLLAGIGLLAWTGATDPSTLLKRKTYTTQPMLLISGVALLAPLLVRPAARALRLPGAVGTLVRENSAAAVRRTAAVAAPVLVTVALAGTLLGSAATVTAAKAAEARGQTTAAYVTTGRDLPRTGTATGATSVFVRDGAEALVKYGARAVADPAAWASSARLPVVAGDLRNLDDGSIVVNEEFERRTVGEGVEVWLADGSGPVRLRVAAVLARGTGDNGPYVTWANAPDATADRIDGTGPPGEGSGTGHAHKGGTGADRPGTSAAGGAGGAGGAGPAGGPGAHRTGAGAAVAVTSTAPPTTEQTPAPGSAPAPDSTSASTSTSAPGPGPAGGVTRTVDDWAAATHPAMTPQTRLGLLLVLGIALVYTVIALVNTLLMATSVRGPELVALRLAGATRAQVLRVVVGESLLAVGIGTVLGLGVTAVCLGGLGAGLAALSAPVALTVPWGTVGAAAGVCAAVAAAASLLPAWRLTR; translated from the coding sequence GTGCTGACCGTCGTACTCGCCGGGATGCGGGCCCGCTGGGCGTCCCTCGTCGGTGGGTTCACCGCGCTCGCACTCGGCGTCGGGCTGGTCGCCGTCATGGGGCTCGGGCTGTCCGCGACCCTGAACGCGCCCGAGCGCGCTCCGGTGCGATTCGCGTCGGCGCCCGTCGTCGTGCAGGGTCATGACCGGCTCGCCGTCGAGGTACGGCGAGGGCCCGGCAAGGCGGTCGCGACCGCACCGCTGGACCGTCCACAGCCTGTGGACGACGAACTCCTGCGCGAACTCCGCGCCCGCTGGAGCGTCACCACCGCCGACCCCGGCTCCCGCTCCGGCCACCCCTCGCACGACGGCTCCAGCCACCCCTCGGACGACGGCTCCGGCCACCCCTCGGACAACGGCTCCCGCTCCGGCGCGGCAGGCGCGGCAGGCGTCCCCGGGCCCGACGCCGTCGGGGTCGACGCCCCGGCGGCCGAGGTCCGCGCCCTCGTCGGTGACCGGGCCCGGGTCCTCACCGGTGCGGAGCGGCGGGCGGTCGACCCCGAGGCCGCCCGGGACGCCCGCGCCCTCGTCGCGCTCAACGCCCTGCTCGGCACCGCGGGCGGCGTGGCCGCCTTCGTCTCCGTGTTCGTCGTCGCCTCGACCTTCGCCTTCGCCGTGGCGCTGCGCCGCCGCGAGTACGGTCTGCTGCGCACCGCCGGTGCCACACCCGGTCAGGTCCGGCGGATGCTGCTCGCCGAGGCGGCGGGCCTCGGCGTCCTCGCCTCGGCCGTCGGCTGCCTGCTCGGCGCATGGGGGGCGCCGCTGCTCGCCCGGGCGCTGGTGGACGGCGGGGTGGCCCCGTCCTGGTTCACGATCGGGACCGGCGGCGCCCCCGGTCAGCCCTTCCACGCCGCCCACTGGATCGCCTTCGGCACCGGAGTGACCGTCGCCCTCGCGGGCGCCGTCGCCGCCTCCCGCCGGGCCGGACGGGTCGGGCCCACGGCGGCGCTGCGCGAGGCGGACGTCGACACCGACGTCCTGCCGCGCGGCCGGGCCCTGTGCGGCGCGGCCCTGCTGCTGGCCGGGATCGGCCTGCTGGCGTGGACGGGGGCGACGGACCCGTCCACGCTCCTGAAGCGCAAGACGTACACGACCCAGCCGATGCTCCTGATCTCCGGCGTCGCCCTGCTCGCCCCGCTCCTCGTCCGGCCCGCCGCCCGTGCGCTGCGGCTGCCGGGGGCCGTCGGCACCCTCGTCCGGGAGAACAGCGCGGCCGCCGTACGCCGTACCGCCGCCGTCGCCGCCCCGGTCCTGGTCACCGTCGCCCTCGCCGGCACCCTGCTCGGCTCGGCGGCGACCGTGACCGCCGCCAAGGCGGCCGAGGCACGGGGGCAGACGACGGCGGCGTACGTGACCACCGGCCGTGACCTGCCCCGCACGGGCACGGCCACCGGTGCGACCTCCGTCTTCGTACGGGACGGGGCGGAGGCCCTGGTCAAGTACGGGGCGCGGGCCGTGGCCGACCCGGCGGCCTGGGCCTCCTCCGCGCGCCTGCCGGTCGTCGCGGGCGACCTCCGGAACCTGGACGACGGTTCGATCGTCGTGAACGAGGAGTTCGAGCGCCGGACCGTCGGCGAGGGCGTCGAGGTGTGGCTGGCGGACGGCAGCGGCCCGGTGCGCCTGCGCGTCGCGGCGGTGCTCGCCCGGGGCACCGGCGACAACGGCCCGTACGTGACCTGGGCGAACGCCCCGGACGCGACGGCGGACCGGATCGACGGGACGGGGCCGCCCGGGGAGGGGTCCGGTACGGGCCACGCCCACAAGGGCGGCACCGGCGCGGACCGGCCGGGCACGAGCGCCGCGGGCGGCGCGGGCGGCGCGGGCGGCGCGGGCCCGGCCGGGGGCCCGGGCGCTCACCGGACCGGTGCCGGAGCGGCCGTGGCCGTCACCTCGACAGCGCCCCCGACCACCGAGCAGACCCCGGCCCCGGGCTCAGCCCCGGCCCCAGACTCGACCTCGGCCTCGACATCGACATCGGCCCCGGGTCCGGGTCCGGCGGGCGGCGTCACCCGCACCGTCGACGACTGGGCCGCCGCCACCCACCCGGCCATGACCCCCCAGACCCGCCTGGGACTGCTCCTGGTCCTCGGGATCGCCCTGGTCTACACGGTGATCGCCCTCGTCAACACCCTGCTCATGGCCACCTCGGTACGCGGGCCCGAACTGGTCGCACTGCGCCTGGCGGGCGCCACCCGGGCACAGGTCCTGCGCGTGGTCGTGGGCGAGTCGCTGCTGGCGGTCGGCATCGGCACGGTCCTGGGACTCGGGGTCACGGCCGTCTGCCTCGGTGGTCTGGGCGCGGGCCTCGCGGCGCTCTCCGCGCCGGTGGCGCTCACCGTGCCGTGGGGGACGGTCGGCGCGGCGGCGGGGGTGTGCGCGGCGGTCGCGGCGGCCGCCTCGCTCCTCCCCGCGTGGCGGCTGACCCGCTGA
- a CDS encoding ABC transporter ATP-binding protein — MGPSGSGKSTLLQCAAGLDRPTAGSVEIDGVPLAGLSERRLTLLRRDRIGFVFQSFNLLPSLTAAQNVALPLRLAGRRPSRTEVREVLARVGLAGRERHRPGELSGGQQQRVALARALITRPAVLFGDEPTGALDSTTGREVLSMLRELVDRDGQTVVMVTHDPMAAARADRVVFLVDGRLAGELHAPTPQAVAARMAGLEAPKGPAAAVGATAVSAMTGLPVMTTTTAMSAATDTTAKAGGPC; from the coding sequence ATGGGCCCCTCCGGCTCGGGCAAGTCCACGCTCCTCCAGTGCGCTGCCGGTCTCGACCGGCCGACGGCGGGCAGCGTGGAGATCGACGGCGTCCCGCTCGCGGGTCTGAGCGAGCGGCGGCTGACGCTGCTGCGAAGGGACCGGATCGGTTTCGTCTTCCAGTCCTTCAACCTGCTGCCCTCCCTCACGGCCGCCCAGAACGTGGCCCTCCCGCTCCGCCTCGCCGGCCGCCGCCCCTCCCGCACCGAAGTGCGCGAGGTGCTGGCCCGGGTCGGCCTCGCGGGCCGCGAGCGCCACCGCCCCGGCGAACTCTCCGGCGGCCAGCAGCAGCGCGTCGCCCTCGCCCGCGCCCTGATCACCCGGCCCGCGGTCCTCTTCGGCGACGAGCCGACCGGCGCCCTCGACTCCACGACGGGCCGCGAGGTCCTGTCCATGCTCCGCGAACTCGTCGACCGGGACGGCCAAACCGTCGTCATGGTCACCCACGACCCGATGGCGGCCGCCCGCGCCGACCGGGTGGTCTTCCTCGTCGACGGCCGCCTGGCCGGCGAGCTGCACGCACCGACGCCACAGGCGGTGGCGGCACGGATGGCGGGCCTTGAGGCACCGAAGGGGCCGGCCGCGGCCGTCGGCGCGACGGCCGTGTCCGCCATGACCGGCCTCCCCGTCATGACCACCACGACGGCCATGAGCGCCGCGACCGACACGACGGCGAAGGCGGGTGGCCCGTGCTGA
- a CDS encoding NAD(P)H-binding protein, with the protein MLLVTGVSGALGSLVAERVAGRDDVVLGTRAGRPGTRLVDFDDPSTLPDAFAGIDTLLLISAGYGEDDVVVARHEAAVSAAERAGVGHVVYTSLSGDGDHLTYALAHRWTERRLQRSSLNWTILRNGLYAEFLTWIATPDADNRITGPLGDGGLAAVARADLADVAVSVATDPAPHAGRVYELVGDRPLGGAELAEALGATYAPVTLAEARTAIAASGAQAFQVPMLASTYSAIAHGFLDGSGVKSDLRELLGGREPLDALEVFVAAVREGAAAA; encoded by the coding sequence ATGCTGCTCGTCACCGGCGTCTCCGGCGCCCTCGGCTCGCTCGTCGCGGAACGGGTCGCCGGCCGCGACGACGTCGTCCTCGGCACCCGCGCCGGTCGTCCCGGCACCCGGCTCGTCGACTTCGACGACCCGTCGACCCTCCCGGACGCCTTCGCCGGGATCGACACACTGCTGCTGATATCCGCCGGTTACGGGGAGGACGACGTCGTCGTCGCCCGCCACGAGGCCGCCGTCTCCGCCGCCGAGCGGGCCGGGGTCGGCCACGTCGTGTACACCAGCCTCTCCGGCGACGGCGACCACCTCACGTACGCGCTCGCCCACCGCTGGACCGAGCGGCGGCTCCAGCGGTCCTCGCTGAACTGGACCATCCTGCGCAACGGCCTCTACGCCGAGTTCCTGACCTGGATCGCCACCCCCGACGCCGACAACCGCATCACCGGACCGCTCGGCGACGGCGGGCTCGCGGCCGTCGCCCGGGCCGACCTGGCCGACGTCGCGGTCTCCGTCGCCACCGATCCGGCCCCGCACGCGGGTCGCGTCTACGAGCTCGTCGGCGACCGGCCGCTGGGCGGCGCCGAGCTGGCGGAGGCGCTGGGGGCCACGTACGCGCCGGTGACGCTGGCGGAGGCCCGTACCGCCATCGCCGCCTCCGGCGCGCAGGCCTTCCAGGTGCCGATGCTGGCGAGCACGTACTCGGCGATCGCCCACGGCTTCCTGGACGGCTCCGGCGTCAAGAGCGACCTGCGCGAACTGCTCGGCGGACGCGAGCCGCTGGACGCCCTGGAGGTGTTCGTGGCGGCCGTACGCGAGGGAGCCGCGGCCGCCTGA
- a CDS encoding helix-turn-helix domain-containing protein, whose product MSEGHTDVTTPAPGEPVVSCAEECGVRDVQDRLGDKWTVHVVVELAAGPRRFKELQRLVDGVSQRMLTFTLRRLERDGLVSRQVFPTTPPQVAYSLTETGHSMTHLIKQLIDWSLDHRSAIARSREEWDARHSA is encoded by the coding sequence ATGTCGGAGGGGCACACGGATGTCACCACCCCCGCACCCGGCGAGCCGGTCGTCAGCTGCGCCGAGGAGTGCGGGGTACGGGACGTCCAGGACCGGCTCGGTGACAAGTGGACCGTCCACGTGGTCGTCGAACTGGCGGCGGGGCCCCGGCGGTTCAAGGAGCTCCAGCGACTGGTCGACGGCGTCTCGCAGCGCATGCTGACCTTCACGCTGCGCCGCCTGGAGCGGGACGGGCTGGTGTCGCGGCAGGTGTTCCCGACGACGCCGCCGCAGGTCGCGTACTCCCTCACCGAGACCGGGCACAGCATGACGCACCTGATCAAGCAGTTGATCGACTGGTCCCTCGACCACCGGTCGGCGATCGCCCGCTCGCGCGAGGAGTGGGACGCGAGGCACTCGGCATGA
- a CDS encoding DUF2786 domain-containing protein, giving the protein MSGADTVEEALKALYGGGSGGTGTGTGTGRKRGRSDDHALDGAASLLAADPSADAELNRRGEEFVRTLWTRGWQPADLVRMARRELADEHVRLLAGIVRSQTARYERLPHRWQAQLDALDELTAWTAPDRFSYATAVLELYRLLVRLPRLDAVGPVPGEALPPAVAGEPKTLTRIRALLAKAEATTYAEEAEALTAKAQELMARHSLDEATLAAGAPSPETPGAIRIGVDPPYEQAKAILLDAVATANHCRAVWNEGFGFSTVVGFEADLEPVELLYTSLLVQGTAAMTRAEAEQRAGGRKRTKSFRQSFLLAYANRLGARLAATSRRVAAEAPTLLPALASREVAVTARTDELFPETRASRVRAAWDEAGWTHGTTAADRAGLHPRPHLPGRP; this is encoded by the coding sequence ATGAGCGGCGCGGACACCGTCGAGGAGGCGCTGAAGGCGCTGTACGGAGGCGGCAGCGGGGGCACGGGCACGGGCACGGGTACGGGCCGGAAGCGGGGCCGGAGTGACGACCACGCCCTCGACGGCGCGGCATCCCTCCTCGCCGCCGATCCCTCGGCCGACGCCGAACTGAACCGGCGCGGCGAGGAGTTCGTCCGCACCCTGTGGACCCGCGGCTGGCAGCCGGCCGACCTCGTGCGCATGGCCCGCCGCGAACTGGCCGACGAGCACGTGCGGTTGCTCGCCGGGATCGTCAGGTCGCAGACCGCGCGGTACGAACGGCTCCCGCACCGCTGGCAGGCGCAGCTGGACGCGCTCGACGAGCTGACCGCCTGGACGGCCCCCGACCGCTTCTCGTACGCGACCGCCGTCCTGGAGCTCTACCGGCTCCTCGTCCGGCTGCCGCGCCTCGACGCCGTCGGGCCGGTCCCGGGCGAGGCCCTGCCGCCCGCCGTCGCGGGCGAGCCGAAGACGCTCACCAGGATCCGGGCGCTGCTCGCCAAGGCGGAGGCGACGACGTACGCGGAGGAGGCCGAGGCCCTGACCGCCAAGGCCCAGGAGCTGATGGCCCGGCACAGCCTCGACGAGGCGACCCTGGCCGCGGGCGCGCCCTCGCCGGAGACTCCGGGGGCGATCCGGATCGGGGTGGACCCGCCGTACGAGCAGGCCAAGGCGATCCTCCTGGACGCGGTGGCGACGGCGAACCACTGCCGGGCCGTGTGGAACGAGGGCTTCGGCTTCTCGACCGTCGTCGGCTTCGAGGCCGACCTGGAGCCGGTGGAACTCCTCTACACCTCGCTGCTCGTCCAGGGCACGGCCGCGATGACCCGGGCGGAAGCGGAGCAGCGGGCGGGCGGACGCAAGCGGACCAAGTCCTTCCGGCAGTCCTTCCTGCTGGCCTACGCGAACCGGCTCGGCGCCCGGCTCGCGGCGACCTCCCGGCGGGTGGCGGCGGAGGCGCCCACGCTGCTTCCGGCGCTGGCCTCCCGCGAGGTGGCGGTCACCGCCCGCACGGACGAACTCTTCCCGGAGACGCGCGCGAGCCGGGTGCGCGCGGCGTGGGACGAGGCGGGGTGGACCCACGGCACCACGGCCGCCGACCGCGCCGGCCTCCACCCGAGGCCCCACCTCCCGGGCCGGCCGTAA